The Trypanosoma brucei gambiense DAL972 chromosome 10, complete sequence genome has a segment encoding these proteins:
- a CDS encoding T. brucei spp.-specific protein, putative, which translates to MRFHFYMSFSFSFSLSYLSSFYPTHSSPCYMQSASCQRKLWRGRGRGSFCFFCFSLHFISFHLFVVVVVVLYSFLFPSPPILFFFSCGRDFVFVFLFVSVCFANPSALFSFPFFSVYLFVRMCVCKGEMWRGKWELLFKKMWRVYISP; encoded by the coding sequence ATgcgctttcatttttatatgtctttctctttctctttctctctctcttaccTTTCATCTTTCTACCCCACCCACTCAAGCCCCTGCTATATGCAGTCGGCAAGTTGCCAGAGAAAATTGTGGAGAGGGCGGGGGAGAggcagtttttgttttttttgtttttcacttcatttcatttcatttcatctctttgttgttgttgttgttgtcctgtactctttcctctttccctctccccccattcttttttttttctcgtgtgGGCgcgattttgtttttgtttttctttttgtctcgGTTTGTTTTGCCAACCCTTCCgcacttttctccttccccttcttctcaGTTTATCTCTttgtgcgtatgtgtgtttgcaaGGGGGAGATGTGGAGGGGGAAGTGGGAattactttttaaaaaaatgtggcGAGTATACATCTCACCTTAA
- a CDS encoding intraflagellar transport protein component,putative, with protein sequence MTDAPRVTIAVDGEETSNGPTAGAGLREHPPKILFNVCRRELFHPNKGYKQLTRRLRQFCTVDVNKEDISMDRLAPYDIVVFGSPQERLSTEDLSVIREYVQQGGSVIMLFGDGHGGRYSYLNGTLEEWTGITLNEDCVVRTVMNKYLHPKEVCVVNGITNRAINKAAGKNVPGVTGYQGYRTGFAMGGTAPFGNRGAPTTLNRTAAAGALGNAATTVAAMAMQQQLVDEAAAEAPTNLTFVYPHGLSFNVNRSAVPILSSGFMAYPLNRPIAVVWENSDEAEHNGRRKRGKLLLVGTGLLLEDSWLGKEENELLSTVLFDYMNHHIKLNQIDADEPDITDYHHVPDIASLSERLRVAVEQQEELPRDFTKLFQIETFKLDTDMIPEVVEAYEKLNVKQEPLTLIPPEFLTPLPPVKPAVFEPTHRDPMQPALDLFDLDEEFAPDKVRLSQLTNKCKAEDVHFYILQASEILGVTKKLRSPRNRDPRALLDHVFRHVMQYKMSTAGPRNSSASGLDGMNADTNAAAAAAAGSMMRVIRVLTNENGNKDATPFDNNVPWMLEIRADFGSGDITGKLTLQESSDQFPAQEALLEGTIRPPGEREYPMEYGTALRGAAGEQVFFVFLAILQGNSLRGVCEVAGGVNNSRHFVYEIEEL encoded by the coding sequence ATGACGGATGCCCCAAGGGTCACTATTGCGGTCGATGGCGAGGAAACGTCGAATGGTCCAACGGCGGGTGCCGGGTTGAGGGAGCATCCACCAAAGATACTCTTCAACGTTTGCAGAAGGGAGTTATTTCACCCAAACAAGGGGTACAAGCAGCTGACGCGGCGGCTCCGGCAGTTTTGTACGGTAGATGTTAACAAGGAGGATATCAGCATGGATCGTCTCGCGCCGTATGATATTGTTGTCTTCGGCTCACCCCAAGAGAGGTTGAGTACGGAGGATCTTTCGGTTATTCGGGAATACGTTCAGCAGGGCGGTTCTGTTATTATGCTCTTCGGAGATGGCCACGGGGGCCGCTACTCATACCTCAACGGCACGTTGGAGGAGTGGACTGGTATTACACTCAATGAGGATTGCGTGGTTCGTACGGTCATGAACAAGTACCTTCACCCTAAGGAGGTTTGTGTTGTCAATGGTATAACAAACCGGGCTATCAACAAAGCGGCAGGTAAAAATGTTCCTGGAGTCACCGGCTACCAGGGCTACCGCACGGGTTTTGCCATGGGCGGCACCGCCCCGTTCGGAAACCGCGGCGCCCCAACGACGCTCAACCGCACTGCTGCGGCTGGTGCTCTCGGCAACGCGGCAACGACGGTCGCAGCAATGGCTATGCAGCAACAATTAGTGGACGAGGCTGCAGCGGAGGCTCCAACTAACTTAACTTTTGTCTACCCGCACGGTTTGAGTTTCAATGTCAACCGTTCCGCAGTGCCAATTCTTAGCAGTGGTTTCATGGCGTACCCACTTAACCGTCCCATTGCCGTTGTATGGGAAAATAGTGATGAGGCGGAGCACAATGGGCGAAGGAAGCGAGGCAAACTGCTCCTCGTTGGTACCGGTCTCCTTCTTGAGGACTCTTGGcttggaaaagaagaaaatgagctGTTATCTACTGTTCTCTTTGACTATATGAACCATCATATTAAATTAAACCAAATCGATGCTGATGAGCCCGATATAACGGACTACCATCACGTCCCTGATATTGCATCCCTTTCGGAGCGGCTGCGTGTTGCTGTCGAGCAGCAGGAGGAACTCCCACGTGATTTCACTAAATTATTCCAAATCGAGACATTTAAACTTGATACAGATATGATTCCAGAGGTTGTTGAGGCGTATGAGAAACTTAACGTGAAGCAGGAGCCTCTGACACTTATCCCCCCGGAATTCTTAACACCTTTGCCACCCGTCAAACCTGCTGTCTTTGAACCAACACATCGCGACCCCATGCAGCCGGCTTTGGATCTTTTCGACCTGGACGAAGAGTTTGCCCCTGATAAAGTGCGGTTGAGCCAGTTGACCAACAAATGTAAGGCAGAGGATGTTCACTTTTACATTCTTCAGGCGTCGGAGATCCTTGGTGTTACGAAGAAATTACGGAGTCCACGAAACCGCGACCCTCGTGCACTTTTAGACCACGTGTTCCGTCATGTGATGCAGTATAAGATGAGTACAGCAGGCCCGAGGAATTCATCAGCCAGTGGGTTAGATGGGATGAACGCGGATACGAAtgctgcggctgcggctgcggctgGAAGTATGATGAGAGTCATTCGGGTGCTAACCAATGAGAATGGAAATAAGGATGCAACACCCTTCGATAACAACGTCCCGTGGATGCTGGAAATCCGGGCGGACTTTGGTAGCGGTGACATTACAGGAAAACTGACACTACAGGAGTCGTCTGACCAATTCCCCGCCCAGGAAGCCCTCCTTGAAGGAACCATCAGGCCCCCTGGTGAGAGGGAATACCCAATGGAGTACGGCACGGCGCTGCGTGGTGCGGCGGGTGAGCAGGTATTCTTTGTGTTCCTTGCTATACTTCAGGGAAATTCACTGCGCGGTGTATGTGAAGTAGCAGGAGGTGTTAACAATTCGCGCCATTTCGTCTATGAAATTGAGGAGCTTTGA
- a CDS encoding lipoic acid synthetase, mitochondrial precursor,putative, with translation MFQRWSFALCRPIVAAAQVSQQQVPPSEEPRNESGAANPPLVKEEFLRQFRERLANDKTGRNSLEGFLDLPENLPPTAASIGPLKRGKEPLPPWLKLKVPMGASRQPRFNKIRRNMREKRLATVCEEAKCPNIGECWGGGDEEGDGTATATIMVMGAHCTRGCRFCSVMTSRTPPPLDPEEPRKTADAVADMGVEYIVMTMVDRDDLADGGAAHVVRCVTAVKERNPGLLLEALVGDFHGDLKLVEMVAGSPLNVYAHNIECVERITPNVRDRRASYRQSLKVLEHVNNFTKGAMLTKSSIMLGLGEKEEEVRQTLRDLRTAGVSAVTLGQYLQPSRTRLKVSRYAHPKEFEMWEKEALDMGFLYCASGPMVRSSYRAGEYYIKNILKQRETVEAPSVSDGGNEPKDSE, from the coding sequence ATGTTTCAGCGATGGTCGTTTGCCCTGTGTCGACCCATCGTTGCGGCAGCACAGGTATCGCAACAGCAAGTGCCTCCATCTGAGGAGCCACGGAACGAGTCAGGTGCCGCAAACCCTCCGCTGGTGAAGGAAGAGTTCCTTCGGCAGTTTCGCGAGCGTTTGGCGAATGACAAGACGGGAAGAAATTCATTGGAGGGGTTTCTTGACCTTCCGGAGAATCTTCCACCCACCGCCGCCTCAATTGGACCACTGAAGCGAGGTAAGGagcctcttcctccttgGTTGAAACTCAAAGTTCCTATGGGAGCATCGAGGCAGCCGCGGTTTAACAAGATACGGCGCAATATGCGTGAAAAACGTCTAGCTACTGTGTGTGAGGAGGCCAAGTGCCCAAACATCGGTGAATGTTGGGGAGGAGGTGATGAGGAAGGGGACGGCACCGCCACTGCCACAATCATGGTGATGGGGGCACATTGTACAAGGGGCTGCCGCTTCTGTTCCGTGATGACGAGTCGCACACCTCCACCACTAGACCCAGAGGAACCACGCAAAACTGCTGATGCAGTCGCTGACATGGGTGTGGAATATATAGTTATGACTATGGTGGACCGTGATGACTTGGCTGACGGTGGCGCTGCTCATGTTGTGCGCTGCGTGACGGCCGTGAAGGAGAGGAATCCCGGACTACTTCTTGAGGCACTTGTTGGGGACTTTCACGGAGACCTCAAGCTAGTTGAAATGGTTGCTGGTTCACCTCTCAATGTCTATGCTCATAACATAGAGTGTGTCGAGCGAATTACGCCAAACGTACGAGATCGACGCGCTTCTTATCGACAGTCCCTTAAGGTACTTGAACACGTGAATAATTTCACTAAAGGAGCTATGCTCACCAAGAGCAGTATCATGCTTGGGCTcggggaaaaggaggaggaggtgcgGCAAACCCTTCGTGACCTGCGGACGGCGGGCGTTTCTGCCGTAACCCTGGGCCAGTACCTCCAACCCTCACGGACGCGGCTAAAGGTCAGTCGCTACGCCCATCCTAAGGAGTTTGAGATGTGGGAAAAGGAAGCGTTGGATATGGGCTTTTTGTACTGTGCATCGGGGCCCATGGTACGGAGCTCCTACCGAGCTGGTGAATATTACattaaaaatattttgaaGCAGCGGGAGACTGTCGAAGCTCCGTCAGTGTCAGATGGAGGGAATGAACCAAAGGATTCCGAGTAG
- a CDS encoding protein kinase, putative, whose amino-acid sequence MDADEGSAPDEEQSMVVDRVALSISDISCMRLDGCRVPSRSSRASHRWSHPQRPHRQPVGDVSSSLSHAASQGSRTSPPSFVFATRVCRSFDSVSQSGGVFDSVVRNHDGESVRSNSEVVKHNTCLEHSQKTCLSSVSLPPLSEACRGHEVSYGLSRRRMSFTSSFSPLPCSPVPKELSPGLLTSIPWNLPTLGWKGMTPTASNVHEGQATNYGEEQCGERVANDTRAYRILNMSNSGGAVATDASVSRERWFHVQHQSFRKRYIGHLNCVYAIYRSLVPRNSPPAASQNISLGGTPTLDRRVRSVALSSASTVTGVAAGYYTLSDSASTRCSGGQNVPVVPRAVRGFSPRRRGRQRALSSREMDPFILGLIKRRVLFRTTIFCEYTYNCIKHSEELRLSSSEIVEPYTEQEYAVSSHSQNGSAFTTSVGRAESDRVATSASDGSSSIFFDDTHRTAPPPGNDGKRRTSVVSPPHEETPMAVHHRTLTRLQTLTTKVHSVDRVMRTVDNEEDDLVVYVGMILMGWLEVVDLLGSGTFGQVFLCKDLRIANKTFVHPSQIEGDDFQYWQCSHTYIPFGDPSMVPTHTPLVAVKVVKSRELFEQQSAREAEILVHVSSQTASQEEQPAEEQQAFPALSFSDPPVPDYRCEYVGKILAHGICYGHHCIVMERYGVNLFEYAMARGFKGLPMYQIQDIGRKILLGLTLLHEECHVVHCDIKPENVLITLDSWLSANPVHMALTVGAHTPGSGASGAISLDASAGQLHQSLRWPASNGLPPLSDSKLPNGAVHSPTPRRMQIAASTERMSMSSILREAAPAGSAAASSPGLNNGDEDDPNLPRIPASPSLLPLNIKLIDFSSSSYIGKGIHTYVQSRYYRAPEVIVGAGYGPAIDVWSTGCLLAELLLGLPLLPGDSDHHQLSLIEEMLGPLPLSLLAKGAATLEYYDVDDVELRSESAGASASEETPAGHKKSPSFRLLSEEEYLRHHRDAKPTKGKRYFQFHTLAELIRKCTASNEERCIATGYSPSAAMDANVMEMVSTQQPRKEIADEISRHRFRFYDLLKKMLHGDPERRLTAREALAHSFFQETPKYLQVYSQR is encoded by the coding sequence ATGGACGCTGACGAGGGCAGTGCGCCGGACGAGGAGCAGAGTATGGTGGTTGACCGAGTTGCACTCTCAATAAGTGATATTTCATGTATGCGCCTTGATGGTTGTCGTGTACCGTCGAGATCCTCCAGAGCGTCGCATAGGTGGTCACATCCACAACGGCCGCACCGTCAACCTGTTGGAGATGTTTCCTCATCGTTGTCGCATGCCGCATCGCAGGGAAGTAGAACGTCACCaccttcttttgtctttgcgACTCGCGTGTGCCGAAGTTTTGACTCAGTGAGTCAATCCGGCGGTGTGTTCGATTCGGTGGTGAGAAATCATGATGGGGAGAGCGTCAGAAGCAACTCAGAGGTAGTTAAGCACAACACGTGCTTAGAGCATTCGCAGAAAACATGCCTTTCGTCCGTTTCGCTCCCACCGTTGAGTGAAGCATGCAGGGGGCACGAGGTAAGTTATGGTCTCAGCAGAAGAAGAATGTCTTTCACTTCATCGTTTTCTCCTCTACCCTGTTCGCCGGTACCGAAAGAACTCTCCCCCGGCCTACTTACATCCATACCGTGGAACCTCCCGACGCtagggtggaaagggatgACACCAACCGCTTCTAACGTGCATGAGGGCCAAGCGACGAATTACGGTGAGGAGCAATGTGGGGAAAGAGTTGCAAATGATACCCGCGCGTACAGAATTCTTAATATGAGCAATTCTGGAGGTGCCGTCGCGACCGATGCGAGTGTTTCTAGGGAACGGTGGTTCCACGTGCAACATCAGAGCTTCCGCAAACGCTACATAGGGCACCTCAATTGTGTTTACGCAATATACAGGTCTCTCGTGCCAAGGAACTCTCCCCCGGCGGCTTCGCAGAATATTTCTCTCGGAGGCACCCCTACCCTTGACCGCCGCGTCCGGTCGGTGGCTCTGTCATCTGCGTCAACTGTTACCGGTGTGGCTGCCGGTTACTACACGCTGAGTGACAGTGCCTCGACACGGTGCTCAGGCGGGCAAAACGTGCCCGTCGTACCGCGTGCTGTGAGGGGTTTCTCGCCTCGGCGCCGTGGGAGGCAGCGGGCACTTTCTTCTAGGGAGATGGACCCATTTATTCTAGGACTTATCAAGAGAAGAGTCTTATTCAGGACCACCATATTTTGTGAGTACACATATAACTGTATTAAACATTCGGAGGAGCTACGGCTCTCGTCGTCAGAGATAGTCGAACCGTATACTGAGCAGGAATATGCGGTTTCTTCTCATTCGCAAAATGGTAGTGCTTTTACAACTTCTGTGGGTCGAGCTGAGAGCGACCGTGTGGCTACCAGCGCATCTGACGGGTCGTCTTCCATATTTTTTGATGATACACATAGAacggcaccaccaccagggAATGATGGAAAAAGACGAACTTCAGTAGTGTCCCCACCGCATGAAGAAACACCAATGGCTGTTCACCACCGGACGCTAACCCGGCTACAGACATTAACAACAAAGGTCCACAGCGTAGACCGTGTCATGCGCACAGTGGATAATGAGGAGGATGATCTTGTTGTTTATGTAGGTATGATTTTAATGGGTTGGCTGGAGGTCGTTGATCTTCTTGGATCTGGTACGTTCGGGCAGGTTTTTCTCTGCAAGGACTTGCGAATCGCCAATAAAACTTTTGTACACCCAAGCCAGATAGAGGGAGATGACTTTCAGTACTGGCAGTGCTCTCACACGTATATACCATTCGGTGATCCCTCAATGGTACCAACCCATACACCACTTGTGGCTGTAAAGGTTGTCAAAAGCCGCGAACTATTTGAACAGCAATCTGCTCGTGAGGCTGAGATTTTAGTGCACGTCAGTTCGCAAACGGCATCGCAAGAAGAGCAACCCGCAGAGGAGCAGCAGGCGTTTCCGGCACTGTCCTTTTCAGATCCACCCGTGCCCGACTACCGTTGCGAATATGTGGGTAAGATACTTGCGCACGGAATATGCTATGGTCATCACTGCATAGTTATGGAACGATATGGTGTTAATTTGTTTGAGTACGCGATGGCACGTGGTTTTAAAGGTCTTCCCATGTATCAGATACAGGACATAGGCCGAAAAATCTTGCTGGGGTTAACTCTTTTGCACGAGGAATGCCACGTAGTGCACTGTGACATAAAACCCGAAAACGTTTTAATTACACTCGATTCCTGGCTTTCTGCCAATCCAGTCCATATGGCGCTCACGGTCGGTGCTCATACACCCGGTTCTGGTGCCTCCGGAGCCATTTCACTGGATGCATCGGCTGGGCAGTTGCATCAATCGTTGAGATGGCCGGCAAGCAATGGCTTACCTCCACTCTCCGATTCGAAATTACCGAATGGCGCTGTGCATTCCCCTACACCTCGGCGTATGCAGATTGCTGCTTCCACCGAACGGATGTCGATGTCCTCCATTTTGAGGGAGGCTGCACCAGCTGGTTCGGCGGCAGCGAGCTCCCCTGGACTGAATAACGGTGATGAAGATGATCCGAACCTTCCTCGCATTCCTGCATCGCCGTCTCTTTTACCGCTGAACATAAAGCTCATTGACTTTAGCAGTAGCTCTTACATTGGAAAAGGAATCCATACGTATGTACAGTCCCGCTACTATCGCGCACCGGAGGTCATTGTTGGTGCCGGCTATGGGCCAGCCATTGATGTGTGGTCTACTGGCTGTCTTTTGGCGGAACTGCTGTTAGGCCTTCCACTTCTACCGGGAGACTCGGATCATCATCAACTCTCCCTCATTGAGGAAATGCTCGGGCCGTTGCCTCTTTCATTGTTAGCGAAGGGTGCAGCCACGCTCGAATACTACGATGTGGATGATGTTGAATTGAGAAGTGAAAGTGCAGGCGCGTCTGCATCAGAGGAAACTCCTGCGGGTCACAAAAAATCACCCTCATTTCGTCTCTTGAGTGAGGAGGAGTATCTTCGCCATCACAGGGATGCAAAACCAACAAAGGGAAAACGGTATTTTCAGTTCCACACACTTGCCGAACTAATCAGGAAATGTACAGCTAGCAATGAGGAAAGGTGTATTGCAACAGGGTATAGTCCATCCGCTGCCATGGATGCCAACGTGATGGAAATGGTCTCAACGCAGCAACCGAGGAAAGAGATTGCTGACGAGATTTCGCGTCATCGATTCCGTTTTTATGATTTACTAAAAAAAATGCTCCACGGCGATCCCGAGAGGCGCCTTACGGCCCGTGAGGCATTGGCACACAGCTTTTTTCAAGAAACACCAAAATATTTACAGGTATACTCACAACGTTAG
- a CDS encoding RNA binding protein, putative has protein sequence MNDAGMGNWRGPHMEVNASVPHSGGSIMTPADAYRAAHGSILKLQQGLIGHEEQVMGVVHHIHSLVSVIESLRKHYETVVEERDYIKRTLEEAEERLKGVQRLLQRYTSVNDPVVASDGYTYEREAITSYLEECQSMNNVPVSQQTGEELTMMLLPNRSFQRFLSQLMDAKPVEGRHSSGSSGNSKTNATAINTGSANGQNTVREEIGGEDTSAGPNSERLHPCIRVYGYCNYKDSCAYALYPYDACLSHLKGKCRFRSQCHERHVDFRGQLNQGDAGGDTRGGG, from the coding sequence ATGAACGATGCCGGTATGGGAAACTGGAGGGGGCCGCACATGGAAGTGAATGCCTCAGTTCCTCACAGCGGCGGCTCAATAATGACACCCGCCGACGCCTACCGCGCTGCTCACGGCTCAATTCTTAAACTCCAGCAAGGTTTGATTGGCCATGAGGAACAAGTAATGGGAGTAGTGCATCACATTCACTCTCTTGTCAGCGTGATTGAATCTCTACGGAAGCATTATGAAACGGTGGTAGAGGAACGGGATTACATTAAACGAACTCTGGAGGAGGCGGAGGAACGTTTGAAGGGTGTTCAGCGCTTACTGCAGCGTTACACGTCGGTAAATGATCCCGTGGTTGCCTCGGATGGGTACACTTACGAGCGGGAAGCGATCACCTCATACCTGGAGGAGTGCCAGTCGATGAATAATGTACCCGTGTCGCAACAAACAGGGGAGGAGCTGACGATGATGTTACTTCCCAATCGTTCTTTCCAGCGTTTTTTAAGCCAATTAATGGACGCAAAACCAGTGGAGGGCCGACACAGCAGCGGTAGCAGTGGAAACAGCAAGACTAACGCTACTGCCATAAACACAGGTTCAGCAAATGGACAGAACACCGTAAGGGAAGAAATTGGAGGTGAAGACACTTCAGCGGGACCTAACAGTGAGCGATTGCACCCATGCATTCGGGTGTATGGCTACTGCAACTATAAGGATAGTTGTGCTTACGCGCTTTACCCATATGATGCTTGTCTTTCACATTTAAAGGGGAAATGCCGATTCCGCTCGCAGTGCCACGAGCGTCACGTGGACTTCCGTGGTCAATTAAATCAGGGCGATGCTGGTGGTGACACTCGAGGTGGTGGTTAA
- a CDS encoding RNA binding protein, putative, producing the protein MYGNQSSGGPETPPLVWNVAKVLQDGFNNHRSSLPQLLGIAHNLEETLENTRLMYNKAVKERDELRNKLIAAQNSIVAVKRVVEQYATVNEPVVASDGFTYESELIRDYLRECASSQTKAYSQLTKEELLDVLVPNQTLSRLVKMLQQVCPMDVPPVSVRTPIPPFKPLQQGEVGSKGVGSNLNWAGDERGPGTSAIQASDVETAMVSAATTPGVSGVHSSNAQAVTSNPNGATARRWENRQAQQPQVSGFTGKNSNRKHPCLRVYGRCNFLEDCAFANYPYGACLNYIKGKCRFGQHCKELHVSSAYPRYGDQRGGGGINSGNNTANNSTANADIATPTATGRGGSGANPTTTPRSEEKGQSTSTKAKKGARESSKCSSVKTDACAGGDVEAEAVKELKAAPPDTSPQEAAGGERTEREVVEAPEPSEGST; encoded by the coding sequence ATGTACGGTAACCAGTCTAGTGGTGGACCGGAAACCCCACCGTTAGTGTGGAATGTCGCAAAGGTGCTGCAAGACGGTTTCAACAACCACCGCAGTTCCCTGCCGCAACTTCTCGGGATTGCGCACAATCTAGAGGAGACCTTGGAAAATACAAGACTAATGTACAACAAGGCCGTGAAGGAGCGTGATGAACTGCGCAACAAACTTATCGCCGCACAAAATAGTATCGTCGCGGTGAAACGAGTCGTTGAACAATACGCCACTGTCAATGAGCCGGTTGTGGCTTCAGATGGCTTCACATACGAGAGTGAACTCATCCGTGATTACCTGCGGGAATGTGCCAGTTCTCAGACCAAGGCATACTCGCAATTAACAAAGGAGGAACTGCTAGATGTACTGGTCCCCAACCAAACGTTGAGCCGGCTTGTAAAAATGCTTCAACAAGTTTGCCCCATGGAtgtgccaccggtttctgTGCGCACTCCGATACCACCCTTCAAACCGCTTCAGCAAGGTGAAGTGGGAAGCAAGGGGGTGGGGAGTAACCTCAACTGGGCCGGTGACGAGCGTGGACCCGGTACATCAGCCATACAGGCATCAGATGTGGAAACAGCGATGGTAAGTGCAGCTACCACCCCGGGAGTTAGCGGTGTGCACAGTTCCAATGCACAGGCAGTTACCAGCAACCCCAACGGTGCTACCGCACGGCGGTGGGAAAACCGGCAGGCACAACAACCGCAGGTTTCTGGATTTACCGGGAAGAATTCCAACAGGAAACATCCTTGCCTTCGAGTGTATGGTCGATGCAACTTCTTGGAGGACTGTGCCTTCGCTAATTACCCGTATGGAGCGTGCCTCAACTACATTAAGGGTAAGTGCCGCTTTGGACAACACTGCAAGGAGCTTCATGTCAGCTCTGCTTATCCTCGCTACGGTGACCAGCGTGGGGGCGGGGGCATTAATAGCGGCAACAACACCGCTAACAATTCCACCGCAAATGCCGATATTGCCACACCCACTGCaacaggaagaggaggttcCGGAGCAAATCCCACTACAACTCCTCGTTCGGAGGAGAAGGGCCAGTCCACCAGCACCAAGGCGAAGAAAGGTGCGAGAGAGTCCAGCAAATGTAGCAGTGTAAAGACGGATGCGTGTGCAGGGGGCGATGTGGAGGCGGAAGcggtgaaggaactgaaggcagCGCCACCCGACACATCACCTCAAGAGGCGGCGGGAGGCGAAAGGACGGAGCGGGAAGTGGTGGAGGCTCCGGAACCTTCTGAGGGAAGTACTTAA